The DNA segment AGAAGTACAGCAACGCATACCGGTTTTTAAGCATCGAAGGGTATTCTGGGAGCAGTTTTTTAATCGCAATGCTTCCCGCTTTGACTCGGAAACTGAACGTCATTACCAAGAGAGTTTTGCTTCTAAGTCATCAATAGGGGAGTTAGTCTTGATTGATTGCAGTACTCCCGCAGACTTATTACCTATTGGCGCTATGCCCTATCTACAGAAAATTGAAGTCACCTATTCAAAACAACCTGTGCCTTTTGAGCTTAACGAATTGCTAAGGCGAGATGCGAGTTTTTCTTGCTCTTATAATGATGAGAGCATTGGGCTACGACTCGCTGCAGGCGAATCATGCCTAGTCTATGGCGATACAGATGAGGTTTTAGGTTTAGCTCGTCGCTTTCCTAATGCCAAGTATTTAAAGCCAGGTAGCTTTTAACTCTAACTTACGAACACCGATATCGATGGGTATTCGCTTTCAGGAGATAATGAGAGTGCGTATTGGTATGGGGAGTTTTTAATTCTCGATTGTGTGCTCATCGCTTGATTTGAGGTAGACTTGGCGCAAACTCTTTTGTGAAACACTCCTAATGGCTAAAAAAGCTACCGTATATAAAATTGCAATCCAAATCGCCGATATGGATCGTGGCTATTATCAAGATCATCAATTGACCGTTGCACAGCACCCGTCAGAAACCGATGAGCGCATGATGGTCAGATTACTTGCTTTTGCCATGAACGCCAGTGACTCACTGACGTTTAGTAAAGGACTGTGTGTTGATGACGAGCCAGAACTTTGGGATAAGTCTTTATCAGATGAAATTAACCTTTGGGTTGAGTTTGGTCAAAGCGATGAGAAGTGGCTGCGTAAGGCTTGTGGCCGTGCTAAAGAAGTGCAACTGATCACTTATGGTGGTCGTAGTGTGCCTATCTGGTGGAAACAAAATGAAGCAGCATTTGAGCGTTATGACAACTTAACCGTTTGGAATATTCCAGAGGACTCAGTTAAAGCGATGGGGCAATTAGTGGGTCGCAATATGTCTTTGCAGTTTAATATCTGTGAAGGGCAGATCTGGATCTCTGATAATGATAACAGCGTACTGGTTGAGCCTGAACTACTCAAAGGCGATAAGTAAGCTTACCCAATCCGCGGCGATATTAGCGAGCAACCCAAATTATGGGTATTAAAAAGCCAGTCAAATGACTGGCTTTTTTACACTTCAAATCAAATTTCGATTAAGCCTCTTCAGCTACAACCTCTATTTCACCTTTGCCTTTAGTTTTTACAATAATCAAACCAGCAATGATGAGGGTTGATACGATACCTGCAACTGTCGATATAGTCATTGGTAAACCAGCACCTAGCGTTGGTGAGCTGAGTAGGAAGCTAATTACAACGGTAGTCATAAACATGGCTGGAGCTGTACAGATCCAGTGGAACTTATTATGACGAAGTAGATAAGCAGAAGCTGTCCATAACATCATTACCGCGGTAGCTT comes from the Shewanella halifaxensis HAW-EB4 genome and includes:
- a CDS encoding YaeQ family protein, with translation MAKKATVYKIAIQIADMDRGYYQDHQLTVAQHPSETDERMMVRLLAFAMNASDSLTFSKGLCVDDEPELWDKSLSDEINLWVEFGQSDEKWLRKACGRAKEVQLITYGGRSVPIWWKQNEAAFERYDNLTVWNIPEDSVKAMGQLVGRNMSLQFNICEGQIWISDNDNSVLVEPELLKGDK